A single region of the Accipiter gentilis chromosome 6, bAccGen1.1, whole genome shotgun sequence genome encodes:
- the PPP1R7 gene encoding protein phosphatase 1 regulatory subunit 7 isoform X3: MWAKDVDLNHFRIGKIEGFEVLKKVKTLCLRQNLIKRIENLEQLQTLRELDLYDNQIRKIENLESLVELEILDISFNVLRHIEGLDRLAQLKKLFLVNNKISKIENLSNLQMLQMLELGSNRIRAIENIDTLANLDSLFLGKNKITKLQNLDALTNLTVLSIQNNRLTKIEGLQSLVNLRELYLSHNGIEVIEGLENNNKLTMLDIASNRIKKIENISHLTELQEFWMNDNLIESWSDLDDLKGAKNLETVYLERNPLQKDPQYRRKIMLALPTVRQIDATFVRF; this comes from the exons ATGTGGGCAAAG GATGTTGACTTGAATCATTTTCGAATTGGGAAGATTGAGGGATTTGAGGTGCTCAAGAAAGTGAAG ACTCTGTGTCTCCGTCAGAATTTGATTAAGCGCATTGAGAACCTGGAGCAATTGCAGACCTTGCGGGAACTGGATCTCTATGACAATCAAATTCGGAAGATTGAGAACTTGGAGTCTCTGGTGGAACTTGA GATCCTGGATATCTCCTTTAACGTTCTGCGACACATTGAAGGACTAGATCGTCTTGCCCAACTGAAAAAACTCTTCCTTGTCAACAATAAAATCAGCAAAATTGAGAATTTGAGCAACTTGCAGATGCTACAGATGTTAGAGTTGGGATCCAATCGAATTCGG GCAATTGAAAACATCGATACTTTGGCTAATCTTGATAGTCTGTTCCTTGGAAAGAATAAAATCACCAAGCTCCAGAACTTGGATGCGCTGACAAACTTGACTGTGCTCAGTATACAG AATAACCGTCTGACCAAGATTGAGGGGCTGCAGAGCTTGGTGAATTTGCGCGAGTTGTACCTCAGCCACAATGGCATCGAAGTCATCGAGGGACTGGAGAACAAT AACAAACTCACAATGCTGGACATTGCATCCAACAGAATCAAGAAGATTGAAAATATCAGTCACCTAACAGAGCTGCAGGAGTTCTGG ATGAACGATAATCTCATCGAGAGCTGGAGCGACCTGGATGACCTGAAAGGAGCGAAGAACTTGGAAACTGTGTATCTGGAGCGGAACCCCTTGCAGAAGGATCCCCAGTACCGGCGCAAAATCATGCTGGCCCTCCCGACTGTCCGGCAGATTGATGCCACGTTTGTTCGATTCTGA
- the ANO7 gene encoding LOW QUALITY PROTEIN: anoctamin-7 (The sequence of the model RefSeq protein was modified relative to this genomic sequence to represent the inferred CDS: substituted 1 base at 1 genomic stop codon) produces MDDAHCSLVGQDGRGTHYGSLIELPGESLLSSPCMPYFQPSDAALDQKSTAKVFSDGCTRIDFVLVWETVPYELSGQQDSRKNRDLQERSATIHRTWRKKFRDELHAAGIHMEKHMICMEKKVLHYLLLSVPWSVLCYYAEELQLRVPLQALPRQTSNWLANVLQQLGIPNLMAQEVPNLLLDYYTCPFKVNKLCWFLGSNEQDTFFSTTQWHQIAGQLFGHGVTIFSTFVSLWAVLFLEFWKWTNTSLAHHWDCSEFEDIEEQLQPQFAATAPMTIINPVMGAEEPHFPKRRHLHRILAGSVVITMMIAMVVMFMVSIFLYQAVVALLLSSSGYFWSVALASRVASITVSVVNLIFILILSKICISLAHFLTKWEMQRTQTKYEDAFTFKVFVFQFVTFYSSPVYIAFFKGKFIGFPGNYLSFLGVRNEECSPGGCFAELAQELLVIMVGKQIINNVQEVAIPKLKCWWHKHKLLSPKKAGKEGESVLVERVPWVMDHQLLVFKGLFDEYLEMVLQFSFITIFVAACPLAPLFALLNNWVETGLDAHKFVCDYRQPMAEWVQGIGICFSILEAIAHLAIISNAFLSTFTSDFLPHVYXKYIHDSSLHGYVNFTLAYAPWDFVLESNTTCRYRAFRDRNGNLTLTYWQLLAVRLGFIIVFEHVVFFIRCVIAWLVPDIPESVEVKVKRERYLAKKALAENKVLLERRETSKASVTDLAAGRDCETEQFTSSWVPQHAPRPVAQCRD; encoded by the exons ATGGATGATGCCCACTGTAGCCTGGTGGGGCAGGATGGCAGAGGCACTCACTATGGCAGTCTGA TCGAGCTGCCTGGGGAATCGCTGCTCTCATCGCCCTGTATGCCTTACTTCCAGCCCAGCGACGCAGCCCTGGACCAGAAGAGCACAGCCAAAGTCTTCAGCGATGGCTGTACGAGGATAG ACTTTGTCCTGGTGTGGGAAACTGTTCCCTATGAGCTGAGCGGGCAGCAGGACAGCCGCAAGAACAGGGACTTGCAGGAGAGATCTGCCACCATCCACAGGACCTGGCGGAAGAAGTTTCGGGATGAGCTTCATGCTGCTGGGATCCACATGGAAAAG CACATGATCTGCATGGAGAAGAAGGTGCTGCATTACCTGCTTCTGAGTGTGCCCTGGAGTGTGCTCTGCTACTACGCTGAGGAGCTCCAGCTCCGTGTGCCACTGCAG GCACTGCCCAGACAGACCTCCAACTGGTTGGCCaatgtgctgcagcagctgggcatcCCCAACCTGATGGCCCAGGAGGTTCCCAACCTGCTGCTGGACTACTACACATGCCCCTTCAAGGTCAACAAGCTGTGCTG GTTCCTGGGGAGCAATGAGCAGGACACCTTCTTCTCCACCACCCAGTGGCACCAAATT GCAGGACAGCTCTTTGGCCATGGCGTGACCATCTTCAGCACCTTCGTGTCCCTGTGGGCAGTGCTGTTCCTGGAGTTCTGGAAGTGGACCAATACGTCCCTGGCTCACCACTGGGACTGCTCTGAGTTTGAGGACATCGAG GAACAGCTGCAGCCCCAGTTCGCAGCCACTGCTCCCATGACAATAATAAACCCTGTAATGGGGGCAGAGGAGCCACATTTCCCCAAGCGCAGACACCTCCACCGGATTTTGGCTGGTTCAGTGGTCATTACGATGATG ATTGCCATGGTGGTGATGTTCATGGTCTCCATTTTCCTCTACCAAGCAGTGGTCGCCCTCCTTCTCTCCAGCTCGGGGTACTTCTGGTCTGTGGCTTTG GCATCCCGCGTCGCCAGCATCACCGTCTCAGTGGTGAACctcatcttcatcctcatcctctCCAAGATCTGTATTTCCCTGGCTCATTTCCTCACCAAGTGGG AGATGCAGCGCACCCAGACCAAGTATGAGGATGCCTTCACTTTCAAAGTGTTTGTCTTCCAGTTTGTCACCTTCTACTCCTCTCCTGTTTACATCGCCTTCTTCAAGGGCAA GTTCATTGGCTTCCCTGGGAACTACCTGAGCTTTCTGGGAGTCCGCAAtgaggag TGCAGCCCAGGTGGGTGCTTCGCTGAGCTGGCGCAGGAGCTGCTGGTCATCATGGTGGGGAAGCAGATCATCAACAATGTGCAGGAGGTGGCCATCCC AAAGCTGAAGTGCTGGTGGCATAAGCACAAGCTCCTCTCCCCCAAGAAAGCAGGCAAGGAGGGGGAGTCGGTCCTGGTAGAGCGGGTGCCCTGGGTGATGGACCACCAGCTGCTGGTGTTCAAGGGGCTGTTTGACGAGTACCTAGAGATGG tCCTGCAGTTCAGTTTCATCACCATCTTTGTGGCAGCCTGTCCCCTGGCACCCCTTTTTGCCTTGCTCAACAACTGGGTGGAGACCGGCCTGGATGCTCACAAGTTTGTCTGTGACTACCGTCAGCCCATGGCCGAGTGGGTACAGGGCATCGGCATCTGCTTCTCCATCCTTGAGGCCATCGCTCACCTGGCCATCATCAGCAAC GCCTTCCTCAGCACCTTCACCTCTGATTTCCTGCCCCATGTGTACTAGAAGTATATCCATGACAGCAGCCTGCACGGCTATGTGAACTTCACCTTGGCATATGCACCATGGGACTTTGTCCTGGAGAGCAACACCACGTGCAG ATACAGAGCGTTTAGGGACCGGAATGGCAACTTGACCTTGACTTACTGGCAGCTGCTGGCTGTACGCTTGGGCTTTATCATCGTGTTTGAG CATGTAGTTTTCTTTATCAGATGTGTGATTGCATGGCTGGTACCTGACATTCCTGAGTCCGTGGAGGTCAAGGTGAAGCGCGAACGGTACCTGGCCAAGAAGGCCCTTGCTGAGAACAAG GTCCTTCTGGAGAGACGGGAGACAAGCAAGGCCAGTGTCACGGATCTGGCCGCAGGCAGGGACTGTGAAACCGAGCAGTTCACCAGCAGCTGGGTGCCGCAGCATGCCCCAAGGCCTGTGGCACAGTGCCGGGACTGA